Proteins encoded in a region of the Deefgea piscis genome:
- a CDS encoding LysR family transcriptional regulator: MKTKLLPEALLAFESLARLGSFTAAAQEMSCAKSHVSQLISQLELELSSVLLLRSTRRISLTESGQTLLIHAQALRELLGQVRLDIEDTQQHIEGELFISTTPSMAQYVIGPLMAQFAKLQPKLNIRVDANNRIQDPILEGIDFCIRSGTVGDERLVGRLAGHSLEKLYASPHYLQQAPQLHNPADLTLHDILINDEYQTTRQWQMQSAGAKLTVDLQPVLCSNNNPTLAMSAVAGHGIALLPDIVGESYCRLGLLQAVLPQWYEKPTPIYLVYPQRSTMPKKYRAFIDFILPELRGKLSSIN; the protein is encoded by the coding sequence ATGAAAACAAAATTGCTGCCCGAAGCTTTGCTGGCCTTTGAATCACTTGCTCGCCTTGGTAGCTTTACGGCAGCGGCACAAGAAATGAGCTGCGCTAAAAGCCATGTTAGCCAGTTAATTAGCCAATTAGAGCTTGAATTGAGCTCGGTGTTATTGCTACGCAGCACGCGGCGCATCTCTTTAACTGAATCGGGGCAAACCCTATTGATCCACGCGCAGGCTTTGCGCGAATTATTAGGCCAAGTGCGCTTAGATATTGAAGATACGCAGCAACATATTGAAGGCGAATTATTCATCAGCACCACGCCATCGATGGCGCAATATGTGATCGGCCCTTTAATGGCGCAATTTGCCAAATTACAGCCCAAGCTCAATATTCGTGTTGACGCCAATAACCGAATACAAGACCCGATTTTGGAAGGCATTGATTTTTGTATTCGCTCAGGCACGGTGGGAGATGAACGTTTAGTCGGACGACTTGCTGGCCATTCACTCGAAAAACTCTACGCCTCACCGCATTATTTGCAGCAAGCGCCGCAATTACACAATCCCGCAGATCTGACTTTGCACGACATTTTGATTAACGATGAGTATCAAACAACGCGGCAATGGCAAATGCAATCGGCTGGCGCCAAACTCACCGTCGACTTGCAACCGGTGCTGTGTAGTAACAACAATCCCACCCTCGCAATGAGTGCCGTAGCCGGGCACGGTATCGCTCTATTGCCCGACATCGTTGGTGAAAGCTATTGTCGCTTAGGCTTATTACAGGCGGTGCTGCCGCAGTGGTACGAAAAACCAACGCCGATTTATTTGGTTTACCCACAACGCAGCACCATGCCCAAAAAATACCGCGCTTTTATTGATTTTATTCTGCCCGAGCTGCGCGGCAAACTCTCAAGTATTAATTAG
- the ptsP gene encoding phosphoenolpyruvate--protein phosphotransferase, translating to MSITLHGLGIGGGIAIGHAHLISQADIEIVHYQLPPEAIAGEVLRFEDAIRNTRKELEMLWGSIPENAPTELGAFLSLHIMLLNDHTLSKDPIHLIQTQHCNAEWALQQQLDVLLAQFDEIEEEYLRERRTDVIQVTERIFKTLAGHEPIFHAPHCGGDDCILVAHDLSPTDMVLFKDSNYRAFITDVGGVTSHTAILARSLDLPSVLALRHAREMIREQELIIVDGINGVVIIDPDELILAEYRLRQNDWLLKQNALQDIRTSQAITRDGTPIELYANIELPEDCELALENNAFGIGLFRSEFLFLKEDDLPSEEEQFIAYKAVAESMQGKPVIIRTVDLGKDKIPSWQSESEAPNPALGLTGIRLCMAEPQMFRTQLRALLRASAFGKVKLLLPMLSTINEVKQTRVHLDEVKADLRRHQILFDEGIELGGMIEVPAAAMAVGTFLNHLDFVSIGTNDLIQYALAVDRNDDAVSHLYDPLNPGVLQLLYHVISTANRLGKPVSMCGEMAGDPSLSRLLLGLGLRRFSMLPIQLLKVKQLILSAEMAFITPIVAQMLAAEDSDRLRELLQELNK from the coding sequence ATGAGTATTACTTTGCATGGTTTAGGCATTGGTGGCGGTATTGCCATCGGTCACGCGCATTTAATATCGCAAGCCGATATTGAAATCGTGCATTACCAATTGCCGCCCGAAGCGATTGCCGGTGAAGTACTGCGCTTTGAAGACGCAATTCGTAATACACGCAAAGAGCTTGAAATGCTATGGGGAAGCATCCCCGAAAATGCGCCCACTGAACTGGGGGCATTTTTAAGCCTGCATATAATGCTGCTCAACGATCACACCTTATCCAAAGACCCGATTCATTTAATTCAAACCCAGCATTGCAATGCCGAGTGGGCTTTGCAGCAACAACTGGATGTATTGTTGGCGCAGTTTGATGAAATCGAAGAGGAATATCTGCGCGAACGGCGCACCGACGTCATTCAAGTGACTGAGCGTATCTTTAAAACCCTGGCCGGACATGAGCCGATTTTTCATGCCCCGCACTGTGGGGGCGACGACTGCATTTTAGTCGCGCATGATTTATCGCCCACCGATATGGTGCTGTTTAAAGATAGTAATTATCGTGCTTTTATTACTGACGTGGGTGGGGTGACTTCACATACCGCGATTTTAGCGCGCAGTCTTGATTTACCTTCGGTATTGGCTTTGCGCCATGCGCGAGAAATGATTCGCGAGCAAGAGCTCATCATTGTCGACGGGATTAATGGCGTCGTTATTATTGATCCCGATGAGCTGATTTTGGCCGAATATCGTTTGCGGCAAAACGATTGGCTGCTGAAACAAAATGCCTTGCAAGACATCCGAACCAGTCAAGCCATCACGCGCGATGGCACGCCGATTGAGTTGTATGCCAATATTGAATTACCCGAAGATTGTGAGCTGGCGCTAGAAAATAACGCTTTTGGGATTGGTTTATTTCGCTCTGAGTTTTTGTTTTTAAAAGAGGACGATTTACCCAGCGAAGAAGAGCAATTTATTGCGTATAAGGCCGTTGCTGAGTCAATGCAGGGCAAGCCGGTCATTATTCGTACTGTCGATTTGGGTAAAGATAAAATCCCTTCGTGGCAGTCTGAAAGCGAAGCTCCCAACCCTGCGCTGGGTTTGACTGGGATTCGCTTATGTATGGCCGAGCCGCAAATGTTTCGCACGCAATTGCGCGCGCTATTACGTGCCTCGGCTTTTGGCAAGGTGAAGCTGCTCTTGCCAATGCTGTCGACCATTAACGAAGTGAAACAAACGCGAGTGCATTTGGATGAGGTAAAAGCCGATTTGCGCCGTCATCAGATTTTATTTGATGAAGGCATCGAGCTCGGCGGCATGATTGAAGTCCCCGCTGCGGCGATGGCGGTGGGCACTTTTTTAAATCATCTGGACTTTGTTTCAATTGGCACAAATGACTTGATTCAATACGCCTTGGCAGTCGATCGCAACGATGATGCAGTCAGCCATTTGTACGATCCACTCAATCCTGGCGTTTTGCAGCTGTTGTATCACGTGATCAGTACTGCGAATCGTTTGGGCAAGCCAGTGTCGATGTGTGGTGAAATGGCCGGTGATCCGAGTTTAAGCCGTTTATTGCTCGGCTTAGGCTTACGACGGTTCTCGATGTTGCCGATTCAATTACTGAAAGTGAAGCAGCTGATTTTATCGGCAGAAATGGCGTTTATCACGCCGATTGTGGCGCAAATGCTGGCGGCTGAAGACAGCGATCGTTTACGCGAACTTTTACAAGAGCTTAACAAATAG
- a CDS encoding PTS sugar transporter subunit IIA yields the protein MVGIIIVTHYTMGEALIACAQHIMGRALPQLAQLAVSKADDPDELMKRAQELINQLDDGSGVLLLTDIYGGTPSNIANRLIVPGHVEAVAGVNLPMLVRALTYGHQSLDIAVSKAITGGLEGVLYMLPTVPQDEKGD from the coding sequence ATGGTAGGAATCATCATTGTCACTCATTACACCATGGGTGAAGCGCTTATTGCCTGTGCTCAGCACATTATGGGACGTGCTTTGCCGCAATTGGCTCAATTGGCGGTGAGTAAAGCCGATGATCCCGATGAATTAATGAAGCGAGCGCAAGAATTGATCAATCAGCTGGACGATGGCTCTGGCGTCTTATTGTTGACCGATATTTATGGCGGCACGCCTTCAAATATCGCCAATCGTTTAATTGTTCCGGGCCACGTTGAAGCGGTTGCAGGGGTTAATTTGCCGATGCTGGTTCGAGCATTAACTTATGGGCATCAATCGCTAGATATTGCCGTTAGCAAAGCCATTACCGGTGGTTTAGAAGGGGTGTTGTATATGCTGCCGACGGTGCCACAAGATGAAAAAGGCGATTAA
- a CDS encoding tetratricopeptide repeat protein: protein MLDLSQLQARGNAIAILANQDSTAALLQADAMLDAMQAQQLPEAIAIALQTKVRVLQRLPNKTQAIALQNELIRYLKREQLPQNLAAAYWRLGQIYYDSLAFYRALDAWLKSLEIAGERQDIHAAARAYIGVGKFFFGLGEYTRALHCHNMAQMIASSLNLVQLDTEIGLNIAADAFRLQDFATALTALTKARAAFDAGLNRPSWLGEADFYQGMICFEHGEFAKAQEFLSRAYKIHHKQHNSWGESHVLLALARTFIKLAEYEHAVECLETVCALSEQHQQILLSIEAYEVLSMLYVEQGDYAKALQFHKRLHELIRNNPPEQRPGLRLSRHASQRLQSIESTLELIRIQARLQC from the coding sequence ATGCTTGATTTAAGCCAATTACAGGCGCGCGGCAATGCCATTGCGATCTTGGCCAATCAAGATTCTACCGCTGCTTTGCTACAAGCTGACGCGATGCTCGATGCAATGCAGGCGCAGCAATTGCCAGAGGCGATTGCCATCGCACTGCAAACCAAGGTGCGCGTGTTACAACGGCTACCGAATAAAACCCAAGCAATTGCGCTGCAAAATGAATTAATTCGCTATTTAAAGCGCGAACAACTGCCGCAAAATCTGGCTGCGGCCTATTGGCGACTGGGGCAAATTTATTACGACAGCCTGGCGTTTTATCGTGCTTTGGATGCTTGGCTTAAGTCACTCGAGATCGCCGGAGAGCGGCAAGATATCCATGCTGCAGCGCGGGCGTATATTGGCGTAGGCAAGTTCTTCTTTGGCCTTGGTGAATATACCCGTGCTCTACATTGCCATAATATGGCACAAATGATTGCCAGCTCGCTCAATCTGGTACAGCTGGATACTGAAATTGGTTTGAATATTGCTGCCGATGCTTTTCGATTACAAGATTTTGCAACGGCGTTAACGGCACTCACTAAGGCCAGAGCCGCGTTTGATGCTGGTTTAAATCGACCTTCTTGGTTAGGCGAGGCCGATTTTTATCAAGGTATGATTTGTTTTGAACATGGTGAGTTTGCTAAGGCGCAGGAGTTTTTAAGCCGAGCTTATAAAATTCACCATAAGCAGCATAATTCATGGGGTGAAAGCCATGTTTTATTGGCGCTAGCACGAACATTTATTAAATTGGCCGAGTACGAACATGCCGTTGAATGCCTAGAAACTGTTTGCGCATTAAGCGAGCAACATCAGCAAATTTTGCTGAGTATTGAAGCCTACGAAGTTTTATCCATGCTGTATGTTGAGCAAGGTGATTATGCAAAAGCCTTGCAGTTTCATAAACGGCTCCATGAATTAATTCGCAATAATCCACCCGAGCAAAGGCCGGGCTTACGATTAAGCCGGCATGCTAGTCAACGCTTACAATCGATTGAGTCAACGCTAGAGCTGATTCGAATTCAAGCACGTTTGCAGTGCTAG
- a CDS encoding DMT family transporter: protein MSALSQAWLLLLGAGICEIGWPLGFKLSQTSQYPKLAIAASIISIAVSGLLLWMAQKQIPIGTAYAVWTGIGAAGTFLVGVMWFNDPLTVMRSVGAMMIIGGVIVMKLAH from the coding sequence ATGTCGGCTTTAAGCCAGGCTTGGCTGCTGTTGCTCGGTGCTGGTATTTGTGAAATTGGCTGGCCCTTGGGGTTTAAGCTGTCACAAACCAGCCAGTACCCCAAATTGGCCATTGCTGCGTCGATTATCTCGATTGCTGTGAGTGGTCTATTGCTGTGGATGGCGCAAAAGCAGATTCCAATTGGTACCGCGTATGCGGTGTGGACAGGCATTGGCGCAGCAGGGACATTTTTAGTTGGCGTAATGTGGTTTAACGATCCGCTCACCGTGATGCGTAGCGTGGGGGCGATGATGATTATTGGCGGCGTGATTGTGATGAAATTGGCGCACTAA
- a CDS encoding type IV pilin protein codes for MLNHRGFSLIELMIAVAIIGILSAIALPSYQQYIVKTRRTDVQQTLSSQAQALERYFTSNGRYTSSGTTCGVSNSTNTYYTISSDCSTANAFTVTATPISGKSQASDGTLTLDHAGTRTGTWAN; via the coding sequence ATGCTCAATCACCGCGGTTTTAGCTTAATTGAATTGATGATTGCAGTGGCGATTATTGGTATTTTATCGGCGATCGCTTTGCCGAGTTATCAACAATATATTGTGAAAACCCGCCGTACCGATGTGCAGCAAACGCTGAGCTCCCAAGCTCAGGCCTTAGAGCGTTATTTTACTAGTAATGGACGTTATACCAGCAGTGGCACTACCTGCGGTGTGAGCAACTCGACCAATACTTATTACACCATCTCGTCGGACTGCAGCACAGCGAATGCATTTACGGTTACGGCAACGCCAATTAGTGGTAAATCCCAAGCCAGTGATGGCACGCTGACTTTAGATCACGCAGGTACCCGTACTGGTACTTGGGCTAATTAA
- a CDS encoding GGDEF domain-containing protein, producing MAKIQSSNCSNNQVAELDALLMAARQQYRSDCQQTLLLAEQALRIAQQQRDAAALAHATLLLGQAHYILSGAETALPILRKALTQAKAIAAHRLAAESLIGIACALQSLGQLHAAFLANLDALQAAILDNALTLYAEAYLGMGNLYVQHNEHSKALHYLALASEWADLSADQDLRCKTRLHLSATLLSLREFSLAYDVLQQAKTFLILPLRRDWQAEIFNYLGLIHVEQGESSLALDCLQMACKINAEAGFVWGQTVNLLGLGKLSFRLEQPQAALSYLQQALALVDEFQDLYLLQQIHYQLYLIYEAQGDVVRAMMHHIAYHDHYMKLQRQKEYSQFRANDKRRLQNVEMKLKLLSSELEVNQLKQQRHQEVDRLRELESAVYHDGLTGVYNRRALDERLPELLRLTQESQGHLLAIMIDFDHFKQVNDRFSHHIGDVVLRTACELLSKLTRDNDMLARYGGEEFVLIVHHIDAAIANHIAERMRQKIEQFNWADLQTGLHVSISLGCAVWQYGESAEQLLARADKALYAAKHGGRNCVRFAEVDHA from the coding sequence TTGGCTAAAATCCAATCTAGCAATTGTTCGAACAATCAGGTTGCAGAGCTTGACGCTTTATTGATGGCTGCGCGGCAGCAATATCGCAGTGATTGCCAGCAAACGCTGCTTTTAGCCGAGCAAGCGCTGCGGATTGCGCAGCAGCAACGTGATGCAGCGGCGCTCGCTCACGCCACTTTACTGCTTGGCCAAGCGCATTACATTTTATCTGGCGCGGAAACCGCACTCCCCATTTTACGTAAGGCACTCACACAAGCCAAAGCCATCGCGGCGCATCGCTTGGCTGCTGAAAGTTTGATCGGTATTGCATGTGCCCTGCAAAGCCTAGGGCAATTGCATGCGGCGTTTTTAGCCAATCTTGACGCTTTGCAAGCGGCCATTTTAGACAATGCACTTACACTATATGCCGAAGCTTATTTAGGCATGGGTAATCTCTATGTGCAGCACAACGAGCATAGTAAAGCGCTGCATTATTTAGCCTTAGCCAGTGAATGGGCGGATTTATCGGCAGACCAAGATTTACGCTGTAAAACCCGGCTACACCTGAGCGCCACTTTGTTATCGTTACGAGAGTTTTCGCTCGCTTACGACGTACTGCAACAAGCCAAAACGTTTTTAATTTTGCCATTACGGCGCGATTGGCAAGCCGAGATTTTTAATTACCTCGGTTTAATTCATGTCGAGCAGGGTGAATCGAGCTTGGCGCTCGATTGCCTACAAATGGCGTGCAAAATTAATGCCGAAGCCGGTTTTGTTTGGGGGCAAACGGTCAATTTATTGGGTTTGGGCAAGTTAAGCTTTCGGCTTGAGCAACCGCAAGCGGCGTTAAGCTATTTGCAGCAAGCTTTGGCGTTGGTGGATGAATTCCAAGACTTATATCTATTGCAGCAAATTCATTATCAACTTTATCTGATTTATGAAGCGCAAGGCGATGTTGTGCGAGCGATGATGCATCACATTGCTTATCACGATCATTACATGAAATTGCAACGGCAAAAAGAATACAGCCAATTTCGCGCCAATGATAAGCGTCGTCTGCAAAATGTTGAGATGAAGTTGAAGCTACTCAGCTCTGAGCTGGAAGTTAACCAGCTGAAGCAGCAACGTCATCAAGAAGTGGATCGCTTACGAGAGCTAGAAAGCGCGGTCTATCACGATGGGCTCACAGGCGTGTACAACCGCCGTGCTTTGGATGAACGCTTGCCAGAATTACTGCGGTTAACGCAAGAAAGCCAAGGGCACTTATTGGCGATAATGATCGATTTTGATCACTTTAAGCAGGTTAATGATCGCTTTTCACATCATATTGGCGATGTTGTGTTGCGCACAGCGTGTGAATTGCTATCTAAATTAACTCGTGATAACGATATGCTGGCGCGGTATGGCGGTGAAGAGTTTGTGTTGATTGTGCATCATATTGATGCCGCTATTGCGAACCATATTGCTGAAAGAATGCGGCAAAAGATCGAACAATTTAATTGGGCCGATTTGCAAACCGGCTTGCATGTATCGATTAGTTTGGGCTGTGCCGTATGGCAATACGGTGAAAGCGCAGAACAACTATTGGCGCGTGCCGATAAGGCCTTGTATGCCGCCAAACATGGCGGGCGAAATTGTGTGCGTTTTGCCGAGGTCGATCATGCTTGA
- a CDS encoding FAD:protein FMN transferase: MLNTAERVVHLTTVGIVPRLLRAARRFGGRYAWLAAGLLLSACSQPQLYTQESYVFGTRVQISIYGLEPDVAAKHANAVLKELDRLHVKLHAWQPSEVTRLNQAFARGEPALVDIELAQMIQQAANYAQRSDQLFNPAVGNLVQLWGFHQDQFAPVTPDPAALQAALAAQPSLDDLTWNGASVSSSNPQLAIDFGGFAKGWALDHSANYLRKARVMNALVNIGGNVIALGKKGGEPWVVGLQHPRLPEAMATLPLYDGEAIGTTGDYQRFFEMNGRRYSHVIDPRSGQPAQGVQAVTVLSPSHADAGTVSDVATKPMFIQGVPSALRYAQRFGIKDVLMVSANGDVYITEQLQQRLTWLKPPPHLYRLR; encoded by the coding sequence GTGCTAAACACCGCTGAGCGAGTCGTGCATTTAACGACCGTTGGCATCGTGCCGCGTTTGTTGCGTGCGGCGAGGCGCTTTGGCGGCCGTTATGCTTGGCTCGCTGCGGGTTTGCTATTGAGCGCCTGCAGCCAGCCGCAGTTGTATACCCAAGAGAGCTATGTTTTTGGCACTCGAGTACAAATTAGTATTTATGGTTTAGAGCCTGATGTGGCTGCAAAGCATGCCAATGCCGTCTTAAAAGAACTCGATCGTTTACACGTTAAGCTGCACGCTTGGCAGCCTTCTGAAGTGACCCGTTTAAATCAAGCTTTTGCCCGCGGTGAACCGGCGCTGGTGGATATTGAATTGGCGCAAATGATTCAGCAAGCTGCCAATTACGCACAGCGCTCTGATCAATTATTTAATCCTGCCGTTGGCAATTTGGTGCAATTATGGGGGTTTCATCAAGACCAGTTTGCACCGGTGACGCCAGACCCTGCGGCGTTACAAGCGGCATTGGCCGCACAACCTAGCCTAGATGATTTAACGTGGAATGGTGCTAGCGTGAGTAGCAGCAATCCACAGTTGGCGATTGATTTTGGTGGTTTTGCTAAGGGCTGGGCTTTAGATCATTCGGCCAATTATTTGCGAAAAGCGCGGGTGATGAATGCGCTGGTGAATATTGGTGGCAATGTGATTGCGCTGGGCAAAAAAGGCGGCGAGCCTTGGGTGGTGGGTTTGCAACATCCACGTTTGCCTGAGGCCATGGCGACATTGCCCTTGTATGACGGCGAAGCGATTGGCACGACGGGAGATTATCAACGCTTTTTTGAAATGAATGGTCGGCGTTATTCTCATGTGATTGATCCCCGCAGTGGGCAGCCAGCACAAGGCGTACAGGCGGTGACGGTCCTTAGCCCAAGCCATGCCGATGCCGGGACGGTGTCTGATGTGGCAACCAAACCGATGTTTATTCAGGGGGTACCATCAGCACTGCGTTATGCGCAGCGCTTTGGAATCAAAGACGTGTTAATGGTGAGTGCCAACGGCGATGTGTATATTACTGAGCAATTACAACAGCGTTTAACATGGCTAAAACCACCGCCGCATTTGTATCGATTACGCTAA
- the gshB gene encoding glutathione synthase yields MRFLFVVDPLASFKIYKDTTFVMMREAIARGHEVWTCLIDELSLKQTLVQATARRLTLTPNSDDWYQEGDAETIALRDFSGVLMRKDPPFNQQYYYATQLFSLAEEQGANVFNSGQALRDFNEKLAIFKFPEFTTETMVSQNPVDIRAFVAEFGDVIVKPLDGMGGAGIFRLRPDDANLGSILEMLTANGTVSIMAQNYLPAIKDGDKRILLIDGVPVEWCLARIPAQGETRGNLAAGGTGVARPLTARDREIASQLGPRLAAQGLLLVGLDVIGDHLTEVNVTSPTCFQEITAQSGIDVAALFIDALERKVLEQC; encoded by the coding sequence ATGCGATTTTTATTTGTTGTTGATCCACTCGCTAGTTTCAAAATTTATAAAGACACAACTTTTGTGATGATGCGCGAAGCGATTGCGCGTGGACATGAAGTTTGGACGTGTTTGATTGACGAGTTGAGTTTGAAGCAAACGCTGGTTCAAGCGACTGCGCGGCGTTTAACGTTAACGCCTAATTCGGATGATTGGTATCAAGAAGGCGACGCAGAAACGATTGCTTTACGTGATTTTTCTGGCGTATTAATGCGTAAAGATCCGCCATTTAATCAGCAATATTATTATGCAACGCAGCTATTTAGTTTGGCTGAAGAGCAAGGCGCTAATGTATTTAATAGCGGCCAAGCTTTGCGTGATTTTAATGAAAAATTGGCGATTTTTAAGTTTCCGGAATTCACCACCGAAACCATGGTCAGCCAAAATCCTGTGGATATTCGCGCCTTTGTCGCAGAGTTCGGTGATGTGATTGTGAAGCCACTCGATGGTATGGGTGGGGCGGGTATCTTTCGCTTGCGCCCAGACGACGCCAACTTGGGCTCGATACTCGAGATGCTCACCGCTAATGGCACGGTTTCCATTATGGCGCAAAATTATCTGCCGGCGATTAAAGACGGCGATAAACGCATTTTGCTGATTGATGGCGTACCCGTTGAATGGTGTTTAGCAAGAATTCCGGCGCAGGGTGAAACGCGGGGCAATTTAGCCGCTGGTGGCACAGGGGTGGCGCGGCCTTTGACGGCGCGTGATCGTGAAATTGCCAGCCAGCTTGGTCCGCGTTTGGCGGCACAAGGTTTACTCTTGGTGGGGCTGGATGTGATTGGCGATCATCTCACCGAGGTCAATGTCACTAGCCCAACGTGTTTTCAAGAAATCACCGCTCAATCGGGGATTGATGTTGCAGCCCTATTTATTGACGCTTTAGAGCGTAAGGTGCTGGAGCAGTGCTAA
- a CDS encoding HPr family phosphocarrier protein — protein MLQQEVEIINKLGLHARASSKLTQLASQFQCEVWITRNQRRVNAKSIMGVMMLAAGKGSKITIETSNAPDEAEAMNALLALIADKFGEGE, from the coding sequence ATGTTGCAACAAGAAGTAGAAATCATTAATAAATTAGGATTACATGCGCGAGCATCGAGTAAGTTAACGCAATTAGCCAGCCAGTTTCAATGTGAGGTATGGATTACTCGTAATCAACGTCGCGTCAATGCCAAGTCAATTATGGGTGTGATGATGTTGGCCGCAGGCAAGGGCAGCAAAATTACGATTGAAACTAGTAATGCTCCCGATGAGGCAGAAGCGATGAATGCATTGCTAGCCTTGATTGCGGATAAATTTGGTGAAGGCGAGTAA
- a CDS encoding pilus assembly PilX family protein, whose amino-acid sequence MKNHKDNGFILIIALILLAVVTILVVNGMRSTTMNEKMAGNYMDRNRAYQAAELALRQGSALLQANADSCLDGCSNATVTGVGPVVTAMPSVWSDNLSTQAVIPVPTSSPAPAWVSAKYLINQLPDAMRPSDKTSCKAYSVMGRGQGIDTRSVVVLQTTAFVCPL is encoded by the coding sequence ATGAAAAATCATAAAGATAATGGCTTTATTTTAATCATCGCTTTAATTTTATTAGCCGTGGTGACGATTTTGGTCGTCAATGGGATGCGCAGCACGACGATGAATGAAAAAATGGCCGGCAATTATATGGATAGAAATCGCGCCTACCAAGCGGCTGAATTGGCGCTGCGACAAGGCTCGGCCTTATTGCAAGCCAACGCGGATAGTTGTTTGGACGGCTGTAGCAATGCCACGGTGACGGGGGTTGGCCCCGTGGTGACTGCAATGCCAAGCGTGTGGTCAGATAATCTTTCGACGCAAGCGGTGATTCCAGTGCCCACGAGTTCACCCGCGCCAGCATGGGTTTCTGCCAAATACTTGATTAATCAATTACCCGATGCGATGCGCCCGAGTGATAAGACGTCTTGTAAAGCGTATAGCGTCATGGGGCGAGGGCAAGGAATTGATACACGCTCAGTGGTGGTATTACAAACAACGGCTTTTGTCTGCCCACTTTAA
- the gshA gene encoding glutamate--cysteine ligase, translating to MSVPHLTTALTGPLLDLERKILAAQPEIEHWFRNQWQEHTPPFYGSVDLRNAAYKLAPVDMNLFPGGFNNLNPDFHPLAVQAAMTALEGYCPDARRVLLIPENHTRNQFYLQNVAALSKILRQAGMVVRIGSLNPEITAATTLELPDGSTMVQEPVIRTGNRVGLADFDPCVVLLNNDLSSGIPSVLVNIEQTLLPPLHAGWSTRTKTQHFTAYDRVVNDFAQLIGIDPWVVNPYFDHVDGLDFQSREGEEKLAATVDQMIQKIALKYAEHGIEQTPFVIVKANAGTYGMGIMSVKSGEELLGLNRKQRNKMSVIKEGMQVHDVIVQEGVPTMEIVDDGVAEPVVYMLDRFVIGGFYRVHTGRGIDENLNAPGMHFKPLAFATPLTTPDCDGSPDCEANRFYAYGVVARLALLAASLELEQK from the coding sequence ATGAGCGTGCCGCACCTGACTACAGCCTTAACTGGGCCTCTCTTAGACCTTGAGCGAAAAATCCTCGCTGCGCAACCCGAGATTGAGCACTGGTTTCGCAATCAATGGCAAGAGCATACCCCACCGTTTTATGGTTCGGTCGATTTACGCAACGCGGCTTATAAACTAGCACCGGTCGATATGAATCTATTTCCGGGTGGCTTTAATAATTTAAATCCGGATTTTCACCCGCTGGCAGTGCAAGCGGCGATGACCGCGCTGGAAGGCTATTGCCCTGATGCGCGCCGCGTCTTGTTGATTCCAGAAAATCACACTCGCAATCAGTTCTATCTACAAAATGTGGCGGCGCTGAGCAAGATTTTGCGCCAAGCTGGGATGGTCGTGCGAATCGGTAGCCTGAATCCAGAAATCACTGCTGCCACAACGCTGGAATTGCCTGATGGCAGCACCATGGTGCAAGAGCCTGTCATTCGTACCGGCAATCGCGTTGGTTTGGCCGATTTTGATCCTTGCGTGGTGCTACTCAATAACGATTTGTCATCGGGTATTCCGAGCGTATTAGTCAATATTGAGCAAACGCTGTTGCCGCCATTGCATGCGGGCTGGTCAACGCGCACTAAAACGCAGCACTTTACGGCTTATGATCGGGTGGTGAATGATTTTGCGCAATTGATTGGCATCGATCCTTGGGTGGTGAATCCTTATTTTGATCATGTCGATGGCCTGGATTTTCAGTCGCGCGAAGGCGAAGAAAAACTGGCGGCTACAGTCGATCAAATGATTCAAAAGATTGCGCTTAAATATGCCGAACACGGGATTGAGCAAACGCCATTTGTGATTGTAAAAGCCAATGCCGGCACGTATGGCATGGGGATTATGAGCGTGAAATCGGGCGAAGAACTGCTCGGCTTAAATCGTAAGCAGCGCAATAAAATGTCGGTGATTAAAGAAGGAATGCAAGTGCACGATGTGATCGTGCAAGAAGGTGTGCCAACGATGGAAATCGTCGATGACGGCGTTGCCGAACCCGTGGTGTATATGTTGGATCGATTTGTAATTGGCGGTTTTTATCGTGTGCATACCGGCCGTGGTATCGATGAAAACCTCAATGCGCCGGGGATGCACTTTAAGCCATTGGCTTTTGCGACGCCGTTGACTACGCCCGATTGTGACGGCTCGCCTGATTGTGAAGCGAATCGTTTTTATGCCTACGGCGTGGTGGCGCGTTTGGCGCTGTTGGCCGCTTCGCTTGAATTGGAACAAAAATAA